The Streptomyces europaeiscabiei genome window below encodes:
- a CDS encoding MFS transporter, which translates to MTHAAQVDTSAVPAGKTQVGNRPSLSRPMIGVGFLVIVLSYMVNAMDRQVFPPLLPNIREEYGFSLEQGGLLATNFTLGMALAGLPAGYLLDRFRRKTVLVTSIVIYSLGTMATPLATGFADMTLYRVVSGFGEGMQSAAIFAAIGAFFAHRRGLAFGIIGVGYSVGVFMAPLIGVQLMSTHGTWHSPFYLFGAAGLLIAAASLFLVKAGLTEHSVEKAASTRTYEYMPSSAYNRNTVALAVHSVISGVAIYGFLGLYPTFLITSLHYTPGQAALSMSFLGFGGMTAIFGGWLGDRFNQRNLLILSLLSVSAISVCIYETQAGVGVQCLFAFLMGAFGLGFIYPNTNSAMQRAVRPGQIGRASGLFVTSYYGPAAFSGLLFAALVDSFGWTRAGLLQVTVLPLVGVAALAFVRTSQFNNAARQALR; encoded by the coding sequence ATGACTCACGCAGCGCAAGTCGACACCAGCGCGGTGCCCGCCGGCAAAACACAGGTAGGCAACCGACCCTCCCTTTCCCGCCCCATGATCGGCGTGGGCTTCCTGGTCATCGTCCTCTCCTACATGGTCAACGCCATGGACCGTCAGGTCTTTCCTCCCCTGCTGCCCAACATCCGTGAGGAGTACGGGTTCTCCCTGGAGCAGGGCGGGCTGCTGGCGACGAACTTCACCCTCGGCATGGCCCTGGCCGGCCTTCCCGCGGGCTATCTCCTGGACCGCTTCCGCCGCAAGACGGTGCTGGTGACCAGCATCGTGATCTACTCCCTGGGCACGATGGCCACGCCGCTGGCGACCGGTTTCGCCGACATGACCCTGTACCGGGTCGTCTCGGGCTTCGGTGAGGGAATGCAGTCCGCCGCGATCTTCGCGGCGATCGGCGCCTTCTTCGCCCACCGGCGCGGCCTCGCCTTCGGCATCATCGGCGTGGGCTACTCGGTCGGCGTGTTCATGGCCCCGCTGATCGGCGTCCAGCTCATGAGCACCCACGGCACCTGGCACTCGCCCTTCTACCTGTTCGGCGCGGCCGGGCTGCTGATCGCCGCCGCCTCCCTGTTCCTCGTGAAGGCCGGCCTGACCGAGCACTCCGTCGAGAAGGCCGCCTCGACCAGGACCTACGAGTACATGCCGTCCTCCGCCTACAACCGCAACACCGTCGCACTCGCCGTCCACTCGGTCATCAGCGGCGTGGCCATCTATGGGTTCCTCGGCCTCTACCCGACGTTCCTCATCACCTCGCTGCACTACACCCCCGGACAGGCCGCACTGTCCATGAGCTTCCTCGGCTTCGGCGGCATGACAGCCATCTTCGGCGGTTGGCTCGGCGACCGCTTCAACCAGCGCAACCTGCTGATCCTGAGCCTGCTGTCCGTCTCCGCCATCAGTGTGTGCATCTACGAGACGCAGGCCGGCGTAGGCGTGCAGTGCCTGTTCGCCTTCCTCATGGGCGCCTTCGGGCTGGGCTTCATCTACCCCAACACCAACAGCGCGATGCAGCGGGCCGTCCGCCCCGGACAGATCGGACGCGCCTCCGGCCTCTTCGTCACCAGCTACTACGGACCTGCTGCGTTCTCGGGCCTGCTCTTCGCAGCCCTGGTGGACTCCTTCGGCTGGACCCGGGCCGGGCTGCTGCAGGTCACGGTCCTGCCTCTGGT
- a CDS encoding C-terminal binding protein, which produces MNQSSRPDTVLLTDYAWPDDSVERSVIEAAGHTLVTGPAEPASAEAIEELVAEHRPAGILTCWAPVSATAIGTSPDLRIVARLGVGLDNIAVEAATDRGVWVTNVPDYCVEEVADHAVGMVLAWTRGLALFDRDVRAGRWNPAGARLRRLSTLTCGVVGYGRIGRATAGRLGAFGCRILAHDPHPPTDTLGVEMVGLEELLRRSDVVILHVPLTPDTHHIIGSGQLALMRRGGLLVNVSRGGLVDTDAVIKALDSGHLDGAAFDVLESEPHVPDGLLAQPGALLTPHVAFSSDSSVTELRRRAAEEVVRILAGQAPAHARNSPRGLPAGSGGR; this is translated from the coding sequence ATGAACCAATCGAGCCGCCCAGACACCGTGCTGCTCACCGACTACGCCTGGCCCGACGACTCCGTCGAGCGATCCGTCATCGAGGCGGCGGGCCACACTCTGGTGACCGGCCCTGCCGAGCCCGCCTCCGCCGAGGCCATCGAGGAGCTGGTGGCCGAGCACCGGCCCGCCGGGATCCTGACCTGCTGGGCGCCCGTCTCCGCCACCGCGATCGGAACCTCACCGGACCTGCGGATCGTGGCCAGGCTCGGCGTAGGCCTCGACAACATCGCCGTGGAGGCCGCCACCGACCGGGGCGTCTGGGTCACCAATGTTCCCGACTACTGCGTCGAGGAGGTCGCGGACCACGCCGTCGGCATGGTGCTGGCCTGGACACGCGGCCTGGCCCTGTTCGACCGGGACGTCCGTGCGGGCCGTTGGAACCCCGCTGGCGCCCGGCTGCGCCGGCTTTCGACACTGACCTGCGGTGTCGTCGGATACGGACGCATCGGACGCGCGACCGCCGGTCGACTCGGCGCGTTCGGCTGCCGGATCCTGGCCCATGACCCGCACCCGCCGACGGACACCCTTGGAGTGGAGATGGTGGGCCTGGAGGAGCTGCTGCGCCGCAGCGACGTGGTGATCCTCCACGTGCCGCTCACACCGGACACGCACCACATCATCGGATCCGGGCAACTGGCACTGATGCGGCGGGGCGGCCTGCTGGTCAACGTCAGCCGGGGCGGCCTGGTGGACACCGACGCGGTGATCAAGGCGCTCGACAGCGGGCACCTGGACGGAGCCGCCTTCGATGTCCTGGAGAGCGAGCCGCACGTCCCCGACGGACTGCTGGCGCAGCCAGGTGCGCTGCTCACCCCGCACGTCGCCTTCTCCTCCGACTCCTCGGTCACGGAGCTGCGCCGCCGGGCTGCCGAGGAGGTCGTACGGATCCTGGCGGGCCAGGCACCGGCCCACGCCCGCAACAGTCCCCGCGGTCTGCCCGCCGGGTCCGGTGGCCGGTGA